In Desulfonatronovibrio magnus, a single genomic region encodes these proteins:
- the kdsB gene encoding 3-deoxy-manno-octulosonate cytidylyltransferase: protein MHTSLTFTGIIPARYESSRFPGKPMVELLGKPMFWHVYKRATQCRLLKSVYLATDDNRIFNSAHENNVPVIMTSKAHKSGTDRVLEAAEILSLPQDTIVVNIQGDEPALAPEMLDQLLYPFISDNRIKVCTLARKEQKNKVSHKNTVKVVFSQKMKALYFSRSIIPYSENEQFCHVHIGAYAFKMKYLKLFSELKQSRLEIAESLEQLRLLEADIPITIALTEHICQGVDTPEDIDKVLKLLSDD, encoded by the coding sequence ATGCACACATCCCTGACATTTACCGGCATCATCCCGGCAAGGTATGAGTCGAGCCGATTCCCAGGAAAACCAATGGTAGAGCTGCTTGGCAAGCCAATGTTCTGGCACGTTTACAAGCGGGCAACACAATGCAGACTTCTTAAATCAGTATACCTTGCAACTGACGACAATAGAATATTTAATTCTGCCCATGAAAATAACGTTCCAGTCATAATGACATCTAAAGCACATAAAAGCGGAACCGACAGAGTGCTGGAAGCAGCCGAAATTCTTAGTCTGCCACAAGATACTATTGTAGTAAACATTCAAGGCGATGAACCGGCACTTGCCCCTGAAATGCTTGATCAGCTGCTATACCCTTTTATTTCAGATAACCGGATAAAAGTCTGTACTCTAGCAAGAAAAGAACAAAAAAATAAGGTTTCACATAAAAACACTGTCAAGGTAGTTTTTTCTCAGAAAATGAAAGCTTTATACTTTTCCAGGAGTATTATACCATATTCAGAGAATGAGCAGTTTTGTCATGTCCATATTGGAGCCTATGCTTTTAAGATGAAATACCTTAAACTTTTCAGCGAACTGAAACAAAGCAGACTTGAAATAGCTGAAAGCCTGGAACAACTGCGACTGCTTGAAGCTGACATTCCCATTACAATTGCCTTAACTGAACATATCTGCCAGGGAGTTGATACTCCGGAAGATATTGATAAGGTACTTAAATTACTTAGTGATGATTGA
- the carA gene encoding glutamine-hydrolyzing carbamoyl-phosphate synthase small subunit: MKAILALEDGTFFEGESFTGSGESGGEVIFNTGMTGYQEVLTDPSYIGQMVCMTYPLIGNYGINPEDVESSKVQVAAFITKECCKQPSNWRSVENLPDYLSRHNVMGIEGIDTRALTRHIRIHGAMRGLISTNELDPAALVSKAKEMPEMQGLNLANQASCKEPYAWTDQGPKPVKLNNGAYDWPEGAARVLVYDFGVKWNILRLLKNEGLELMVVPASFSFEEACALNPDGIFLSNGPGDPGAMKENVEVIARLADRFPLAGICLGHQLLGLALGGESYKLKFGHHGLNHPVKDLATGKIEISSQNHGFCVKVDQLDFLEQTHINLNDQTLEGFRHKSKPIIGVQHHPEAGPGPHDSRYFFTRFRKLLSSESF; encoded by the coding sequence ATGAAAGCAATATTAGCACTTGAAGACGGAACCTTTTTCGAGGGTGAGTCATTTACAGGGTCCGGTGAGTCAGGTGGAGAGGTGATATTTAATACCGGTATGACCGGATATCAGGAAGTTTTGACAGACCCTTCATATATTGGACAAATGGTCTGCATGACCTATCCCCTCATTGGAAACTATGGTATCAATCCAGAAGATGTTGAATCATCCAAAGTACAGGTGGCTGCATTTATTACTAAAGAATGCTGCAAACAACCTTCCAATTGGAGATCCGTTGAAAATCTCCCTGATTATCTCTCAAGACATAATGTAATGGGCATTGAAGGGATTGACACAAGGGCCCTGACAAGACATATCAGAATTCATGGAGCAATGAGAGGTCTGATTTCCACCAATGAATTAGATCCTGCAGCTCTTGTGTCCAAAGCAAAAGAAATGCCTGAAATGCAGGGATTGAACCTTGCTAACCAGGCTAGCTGTAAAGAACCATATGCTTGGACAGATCAAGGTCCAAAACCTGTAAAGCTTAACAATGGAGCATATGACTGGCCTGAAGGAGCAGCCAGAGTGCTGGTTTATGATTTTGGAGTAAAGTGGAATATTCTCAGACTTCTTAAAAATGAAGGTTTGGAGTTGATGGTTGTCCCTGCATCTTTTTCTTTTGAAGAGGCATGTGCTCTTAACCCGGACGGGATTTTTTTATCCAACGGACCCGGAGATCCAGGAGCCATGAAAGAAAATGTTGAGGTAATTGCCAGGCTGGCAGATAGGTTTCCTCTGGCTGGTATTTGTCTTGGTCACCAACTTCTTGGCTTAGCTTTGGGAGGAGAGAGTTACAAGCTGAAGTTTGGACACCATGGTTTGAATCATCCAGTTAAAGATCTCGCTACTGGCAAAATTGAAATATCTTCCCAAAACCATGGCTTTTGCGTTAAAGTTGATCAGCTTGATTTTTTAGAGCAAACACATATCAATCTTAATGATCAGACATTAGAAGGGTTCAGACACAAATCTAAGCCAATAATCGGGGTACAGCATCACCCTGAAGCAGGCCCTGGACCACATGACAGCAGATATTTCTTTACAAGGTTCCGTAAGCTTCTGAGTTCCGAAAGCTTCTGA